CTAGTGCTATACAACAAGGAGTTTTAACAACTAAAAGTAAAGAATTTTATTTTAAACTTCCTAAAAGTGGGACAAATTCTAGGGGAGTGGAAATTTCAAAATTAGCCTTATTGGAATGTATTGCTCACAAAGACACGCTAAGAATTCCTATTTTTTGGGAACGCACAAATAACTTAAAACATTCTCCATATGATAAATATTTAGAGCTATGGCAATCCTAAAATCCTTATGTTATTCTTAATAAACTCTAAGAATTTTTGGGGTATCAAGAGCTTTAGAACATTAAAAAATCATCGTAGGCATGAAAGCTTTTTTATGAATCACTGATGCTATAAAAATAGGAAGGCTTTGTTCTAATTGGGTGTTGATTATAAAAGAGCTTGATTTTAATTTTAATTATGCAATAACTTTTTAAAAGCATTCTTAGGAGATTAGGGTATCGCAAAATATCCCCTATATCCCCATAAGTTTGCATAATACTATAAAATAAAATGACGCTTTTTGCAAAGAATTTTAAAAATTTCATCGTTTTTTATCCTTTAAGAGAGTTTGAAAACTTTTTTCAAAATATTTTTTATTCTAAAATAAAAATAATTTCTAATCGTTTGCGATCGGATGTGGGTTTTAAAAGAGTGCATTTGTTGGTCTTTAGCCATTTTGAGGCGTTCTTTAAAAAAATCGTTTTTAAAAGGGGTGTGAAAAAGGTTTGCAAGCCAAAAACCCGCTTCAGCTTCATAGCAAATCAAACGCCCGTTTAAAGAACTGACAGAATGCCAAGGCTTGTATTTGATGAAATGGAGCATGATGATGTTTTTATCGTAGTGCTGGTTGAAAAAGTCAGAATAGCAATTATAATCAATAGGCAATTCCAAAACGCGCTCCCAAAACACCATATTAATTAAACACTGCTCAGGGTAGAAAAGATCTTTCCCCCTAATCTTTAGAAATTCCAAGGCGGTCTTTTCAAACCCGTCTTGGCGCCACAAATCTAAATTCGCTACCAAAAAGCCCATGTTAAAGCCTTGATGGATGCGTTTCAATTCGTTTGGGCTAAAGCGCGAAAAATCAATTTTAAAACGCTTGCAAGCGTGCTCGCAAAAACGACAGAACTCTTCAAAAGGAAGATGGGAAAAAGTGTCTCTCACCATGCCAAGCGATTTAGTGGGGTCATTATCCAGTGCAAAATAAGCGCTTGCAACATCGCCCAAAAACACCGTATCCGTATCTATAGAAATGATTTTAGAATAGTTAGGGAAGAGTGAAGCGAGCAAGAGTCGGCACAAAATGAGAAGCCCGCCATAACGCTTGGAGCAAGACTCATTGAGATAGCTTTCTATGGAATGATCTAACGAATGGATATTGATAAACTCTAATGAAGCGAATTCTTTAAAAGGCTCAATGGTTTTTAAAAGCTTGTTTTGTTGCTCTAAAGTGACTCCTTTAATCAAACAATGGATTTGATACACGATGTTAGCGGGGTGAAGTTTGTTGCTTTGGTTTAGGGGGCTAAAATCTATCGCGCTTGTGTGCCTGCTCGCATGTGAAAGTAAAGAATAAAGGCTCACGCTAGCCCCTAGCGCATAATTCTTATCAAAACTCATAAAAATAGGGATAATTTGATTTTGCGGGGTTTGCGTATCCATGAGATTATCCTTTAATACCGCTTTTTGAGTGTTTTAAAATCGCATGCCTAACTTCTTTAACGCTTCCTGTGTAAAGGTTATTGAATTGGGTTTTATTGAAAGTGTTTTGGCGCTTGGCTAGTTTGATGGTGTTAGAAACAATCGTTTCTTCTAGCTCCTTTAAAGTGAGTTGTTTTTCTAAATAAAGAACGCTCTCTTTAACGCCTATGGCTTTAAAAGGCTGTGAATCTTTAGGGTATTGAGTATAAAGGGCTTTGATTTCTTCTATAAGGCCACAATCAAGCATGTTTTTGGTGCGCTGTTTGATGTTGTTTGCAAGCGCGTTTTTTTCAATATGAAGAGCGAATAATGAGACGGCATGCTCAAAGGGTTTTTTAGGGTTAGCCTTAAAATACTCGCTTGGGGGCGTGTGGGTGGAATAAAAAATTTCTAAAGCCTTATGGATGCGGTAAGTGTCGTTTGGATGGATTTTAAAAGCCATGTTAGGGTCAATGGATTTTAAAAACGCATAAGGGTTAGCAAGAGAGCTGATTTCTCGCTCTATTTTTACAACCTCCTCACCGCTAAGTTTTGGCATGCCGCTCAAACCTTCTAAAATGGATTTGAGGTAAAAACTGCTCCCCCCCACAATGAGTAAAACCTCTTTAGAAGACACTCTCATGGCGTCCTCTAAAAGGGTTTTAAAAAGAGAGGCGTTATTTTTTTCATCAATGTTAAGGTAATCTAGGGCGTAATGCTGGATATTTTTTCGCTCTTTTAGGCTGGGTTTAGCCGAAGCGATATTAATGTCTTTATAAATACTCAAAGAATCCAAAGAAAAGATTTCAGCGTCCAACTCTTGGGCTAATTCAATGGAAAGAGTGCTTTTCCCGCTCCCGCTAGGCCCTAGAAGCGCGATGAGTTTCTTAGGCGTTTTGATAAGAAATCTCCCTTTTATAATTGTTCAAAAACCCTTCTAAGTCAAATTTTTTACGGCATTCTTCGGTGAAAAGATGGATCATCAAATCCCCTAAATCCAAAATGATCCATTCTTCATTAGACTCATCTATCTGGTAAAAGACTTCGCCTAAAGGCTTAAGGGTGTTTTTAAGCGCATCCAATAAAGAAAGGGCATGCTTATTCGCTAGCGTGGTAGCGATAATGACATCTTCTACTAAATAGGGGGTTTGAGACAAATCAATATGCGTAATATCAAAAGCCTTTTTTTCATCTAATAAAGCCGTAATCATTTCTATGCGTTTGTTCATGAGTTTCCTAAAAAATGGGTTAAAATAGCCTTATTATAACTTAAATCAAGGAAGATTAATGACCCCTGAATCAAACCTCAAATCCTTAGGCGCTAAAACGCCTTATATTTTTGAATACAACAGCCAGTTATTAGAAGCTTTCCCTAACCCAAACCCCAATTTAGACCCCCTAATCGCTTTAGAATGCAAGGAATTTACAAGCCTTTGCCCAATCACCTCCCAGCCGGATTTTGGCGTGATTTATATCCGCTATATCCCTAAAGATAAAATGGTAGAAAGCAAGTCTCTAAAACTCTATTTGTTCAGTTACAGAAACCATGGGAGTTTTCATGAGAGTTGCATCAATACGATATTACTGGATTTAGTCAAATTGCTAGAGCCAAAGTATTTGGAAGTGTATGGGGATTTTGTTTCTAGGGGCGGGATTGCGATTAAGCCCTTTGTGAATTATGCGATCAAAGAATACCAAGAATTTAAAGAAAAACGCCTTTTGAATGCGAAATAATGTGCTAAAGAAGGGTTTAAGATTAAAGCCGTTCCAAATTAAACGGACAAATTAGTTTTTTAAAAAATCCAACACAACAACCAAAAACCAATAAAAATAAAGGAGATAACAAATAAGACAAAAAGAATAAGCCCAATCTTTCAAAACTAAGCAACAAGAAGTTCTTTTGTCAGGTAATACTCTTAGGCTTTTAATAAACAAATATTAAAAGCTTTTCTCTAGAAAGGAGGTGATCCAACCGCAGGTTCACCTACGGTTACCTTGTTACGACTTCACCCCAGTCGCTGTGTGTGCCGTGGGCAGTAGCCAATTTAGCATCCTGACTTAAGGCAAACACAACTCCCATGGTGTGACGGGCGGTGAGTACAAGACCCGGGAACGTATTCACCGCAACATGGCTGATTTGCGATTACTAGCGATTCCAGCTTCATGCAGGCGAGTTGCAGCCTACAATCCGAACTGAGAGGCGTTTTGAAGATTGGCTCCACTTCGCAGTATTGCTTCTCTTTGTGCACCCCATTGTAGCACGTGTGTAGCCCTAGGCGTAAGGGCCATGATGACTTGACGTCGTCCCCACCTTCCTCCTCCTTACGGAGGCAGTATCCTTAGAGTTCTCAGCATAACCTGTTAGCAACTAAGAAAGGGGGTTGCGCTCGTTGCGGGACTTAACCCAACATCTCACGACACGAGCTGACGACAGCCGTGCAGCACCTGTTTTCAAGGTCTAGCAAGCTAGACACTCCACTATTTCTAGCGGATTCTCTCAATGTCAAGCCTAGGTAAGGTTCTTCGTGTATCTTCGAATTAAACCACATGCTCCACCGCTTGTGCGGGTCCCCGTCTATTCCTTTGAGTTTTAATCTTGCGACCGTACTCCCCAGGCGGGATGCTTAATGCGTTAGCTGCATTACTGGAGAGACTAAGCCCTCCAACAACTAGCATCCATCGTTTAGGGCGTGGACTACCAGGGTATCTAATCCTGTTTGCTCCCCACGCTTTCGCGCAATCAGCGTCAGTAATGTTCCAGCAGGTCGCCTTCGCAATGAGTATTCCTCTTGATCTCTACGGATTTTACCCCTACACCAAGAATTCCACCTACCTCTCCCACACTCTAGAATAGTAGTTTCAAATGCAGTTCTATGGTTAAGCCATAGGATTTCACACCTGACTGACTATCCCGCCTACGCGCTCTTTACGCCCAGTGATTCCGAGTAACGCTTGCACCCTCCGTATTACCGCGGCTGCTGGCACGGAGTTAGCCGGTGCTTATTCGTTAGATACCGTCATTATCTTCTCTAACAAAAGGAGTTTACAATCCTAAAACCTTCATCCTCCACGCGGCGTTGCTGCTTCAGGGTTTCCCCCATTGAGCAATATTCCCTACTGCTGCCTCCCGTAGGAGTCTGGACCGTGTCTCAGTTCCAGTGTGTCCGTTCACCCTCTCAGGCCGGATACCCGTCATAGCCTTGGTAAGCCATTACCTTACCAACAAGCTGATAGGACATAGGCTGATCTCTTAGCGATAAATCTTTCCCCCGTAGGGAGTATCTGGTATTAATCATCGTTTCCAATGGCTATCCCAAACTAAGAGGCACATAACCTATGCGTTACTCACCCGTGCGCCACTAATTGGCATTCTAGCAAGCTAGAAGCTTCATCGTTCGACTTGCATGTATTAGGCACGCCGCCAGCGTTCACTCTGAGCCAGGATCAAACTCTCCATAAAAGTGTTTGTCCTAAAGCTCTTTTGTTTTTTGATAGGCTGTTGTTATTTCCAACAACAGCTTTAGCGTATCACAAGAACTCGTTTTATACTTTATTGCTTATTGCTTTATTGAATAAAACGGGTTGTGTTCTTAAGTATTACAACAACAAAACAGAAAGAAACTTTTTAAAAGGTTTAGCCAAACGCTAACCTAAAAATACTCTCATGCCATTCAATCATTAATATAAATAATCACGGATAACAATCCAATTACCATCAATGATATTGAACGATATTGAATAACACTGGTTGGATAAGAATTCCTCATAAAAGAACAAGAGTTATTGAAACTCTCACTCTTTCCAATCAGCTATCCTTAAATCAATCATTTTAGAATATCCCTTTAAAAAGAACTTCTATCAATTTGCTTAGTTTTCAAAGATCGTTTGCTTTAATCAGCTATCCTTGTAAGTTGTCAAGTGGCTTTTAAAAGCCCTTGCTGAAACAAGGAAATGAAAGTATAGTCATACAAAGCTTAAGGTTTGCTTAAATAGGATCAACCATGCAAAAAACCTTGTTTTCTTTATTCTTACCTTTATCTTTACTTTTATCTTTTTGTATTGCTGAAGAAAATGGGGCGTATGCGAGCGTGGGTTTTGAATATTCTATCAGCCATGCCGTCCAACACAATAACCCTTTTTTGAATCAAGAACGCATCCAAGTTATTTCTAACGCTCAAAATCAAATCTATAAACTCAATCAAGTCAAAAATGAAATCACAAGCATGCCCAAAACCTTTACCTACATCAACAACAATTTGAAAAACAACTCTAAATTAACCCCTACTGAAATCCAAGCTGAGAAATACTACCTCCAATCCACCTTTCAAAATATTGGAAAAATAGTCGCGCTTAGCGGTGGCACTCCGTCTAACCCCAAATTAGTCCAAGCGTTAGAAGACATGCAAAAACCCACCACCAACCCTTTAGAATTTGAAGAAAACTTAAAAAATTTAGAATTGCAATTCACCCAATCTCAAAACAACCTGCTTTCTTCTTTATCTTCTCAAATCGCTGGAATTTCCAATTCCTTAAACGCGCTTGATCCTAACTCTTATTCTAAAAACATTTCAAGCATGTATGGGGTCACTTTGAATGTGGGTTATAAGCATTTCTTTACCAAGAAAAAAAATCAAGGGTTCCGCTATTACTTGTTCTATGACTATGGTTACACGAATTTTGGTTTTGTGGGTAATGGCTTCAATGGTTTAGGCAAGATGAATAACCACCTCTATGGGCTTGGAATAGACTATCTGTATAATTTCATTGATAACGCCAAAAAACATTCTAGCGTGGGTTTTTATGCGGGTTTTGCTTTAGCGGGGAGTTCGTGGGTAGGGAGTGGTTTGAGCATGTGGGTGAGTGAAACGGGTTATATCAACAATTACTTGACGGGTTATCAAGCTAAAATGCACACGAGTTTTTTTCAAATCCCTTTGAATTTTGGGGTTCGTGTGAATGTGGATAGGCATAACGGCTTTGAAATGGGCTTAAAAATCCCTTTAGCGGTAAATTCTTTTTATGAAACGCATGGTAAAGGGTTAAACACCTCTCTCTTTTTTAAACGCCTTGTCATGTTTAATGTGAGTTATGTCTATAGTTTTTAGGGGGGTTTACTTGAAATTTCTAACCATTTAATGCTTTCCTTCAAGCTCTCATCAATTCCGTTAGCGTTTTTGAAAAAATCCATGCTAATTAAAACTTCTAAAATCCTTACCATTCCCTTAAAGCTTAAACTGACCTTCTTTTTCCATAGCGTAGCGTTATTCAAAACGCTTTCAAGCTCTCTTAATAACTCGTTTGTGGTTGCTTTAATAGCTGGTATTTCTTTAGCACTAATCTCTGGGTTTGGTAAATTAGGGCAATTCATTTTTTATCTCCTTGACTGGTTAGGCTTTCTTTGATAGGATTGTTTTCTGTAGGGTTTAAGGCACTATAGTTGCTATTGCCTTTGTAATCGTTAGAAAGTGGCGACCGGGTTTCTAACTCCCTTAATACTTTTTCATCTTTCTCATAGCTAGTAACTATCAAGCGGTTTTTTAAATCATTACCAAACCATTGATTATTTAATCCTACTTTTATATCATTCAATTGAACGCTAACGCGTCCTAAATCGTCTTTAAATGGCGTTCCCTTCTCAATGACTTCAGGGATAGATTTTAATAATTCATCCGTTCTTTCTTTGATTTGTTCTTGACTAAGTCCTAATCTTGTGTATTGTTTTTCTCTCTTTTCTAATATATATGTTCTAACCCGTAGCCTTCTTTTCCGCCCTTACCCCACACTAAATCAATATCCCCTAAACCCTGCTTATAAAACGCGCCTCCAACATGACCGCTTCTGGTTTCTAATAATTTATTGATCGCTCCTAAACCATCGCCCTTAAACTCGCTGTAATTCTTTCCCCATTCTTTAGGTATAGCTTCCTCTTTTAAAAACTTCTCATAAGCGTTAAACTTGTTTTCTAGCTCGGGTAATAAGTTTAATAACTGCTCGGCT
This region of Helicobacter pylori genomic DNA includes:
- the miaA gene encoding tRNA (adenosine(37)-N6)-dimethylallyltransferase MiaA yields the protein MELAQELDAEIFSLDSLSIYKDINIASAKPSLKERKNIQHYALDYLNIDEKNNASLFKTLLEDAMRVSSKEVLLIVGGSSFYLKSILEGLSGMPKLSGEEVVKIEREISSLANPYAFLKSIDPNMAFKIHPNDTYRIHKALEIFYSTHTPPSEYFKANPKKPFEHAVSLFALHIEKNALANNIKQRTKNMLDCGLIEEIKALYTQYPKDSQPFKAIGVKESVLYLEKQLTLKELEETIVSNTIKLAKRQNTFNKTQFNNLYTGSVKEVRHAILKHSKSGIKG
- the queF gene encoding preQ(1) synthase: MTPESNLKSLGAKTPYIFEYNSQLLEAFPNPNPNLDPLIALECKEFTSLCPITSQPDFGVIYIRYIPKDKMVESKSLKLYLFSYRNHGSFHESCINTILLDLVKLLEPKYLEVYGDFVSRGGIAIKPFVNYAIKEYQEFKEKRLLNAK
- a CDS encoding glycosyltransferase family 8 protein: MDTQTPQNQIIPIFMSFDKNYALGASVSLYSLLSHASRHTSAIDFSPLNQSNKLHPANIVYQIHCLIKGVTLEQQNKLLKTIEPFKEFASLEFINIHSLDHSIESYLNESCSKRYGGLLILCRLLLASLFPNYSKIISIDTDTVFLGDVASAYFALDNDPTKSLGMVRDTFSHLPFEEFCRFCEHACKRFKIDFSRFSPNELKRIHQGFNMGFLVANLDLWRQDGFEKTALEFLKIRGKDLFYPEQCLINMVFWERVLELPIDYNCYSDFFNQHYDKNIIMLHFIKYKPWHSVSSLNGRLICYEAEAGFWLANLFHTPFKNDFFKERLKMAKDQQMHSFKTHIRSQTIRNYFYFRIKNILKKVFKLS
- the rsfS gene encoding ribosome silencing factor, producing MNKRIEMITALLDEKKAFDITHIDLSQTPYLVEDVIIATTLANKHALSLLDALKNTLKPLGEVFYQIDESNEEWIILDLGDLMIHLFTEECRKKFDLEGFLNNYKREISYQNA
- the hopJ gene encoding Hop family outer membrane protein HopJ/HopK, translated to MQKTLFSLFLPLSLLLSFCIAEENGAYASVGFEYSISHAVQHNNPFLNQERIQVISNAQNQIYKLNQVKNEITSMPKTFTYINNNLKNNSKLTPTEIQAEKYYLQSTFQNIGKIVALSGGTPSNPKLVQALEDMQKPTTNPLEFEENLKNLELQFTQSQNNLLSSLSSQIAGISNSLNALDPNSYSKNISSMYGVTLNVGYKHFFTKKKNQGFRYYLFYDYGYTNFGFVGNGFNGLGKMNNHLYGLGIDYLYNFIDNAKKHSSVGFYAGFALAGSSWVGSGLSMWVSETGYINNYLTGYQAKMHTSFFQIPLNFGVRVNVDRHNGFEMGLKIPLAVNSFYETHGKGLNTSLFFKRLVMFNVSYVYSF